In Rutidosis leptorrhynchoides isolate AG116_Rl617_1_P2 chromosome 2, CSIRO_AGI_Rlap_v1, whole genome shotgun sequence, one genomic interval encodes:
- the LOC139891817 gene encoding putative glycosyltransferase 7, which yields MPNRRGSSSLFSNGIPIVGGTIVVLSLLWTFWPIINKSNNVFSQLHGFDHTHIFGHGINMTHDPPEPTFYDDPELTYTIDKPIKNWDEKRREWLWLHPSFLPGLEKRVLLVTGSQSNPCQNPIGDHLLLRYFKNKVDYCRIHGYDIFYNNVLFQPEMFTYWAKIPTVRATMLAHPEAEWIWWVDADAVFTDMDFKLPLERYKNHNFVVHGWPELIYENKSWTSLNAGVFLIRNSQWALDFMDVWSGMGPQTPNYEKWGEILRETCKDKAKPESDDQTGLVYLLLREKEKWGDKIYVEDEYYFEGYWMEIVGRLENITEKYNGVERGVRRLRRRHAEKVREGYSALWEEYLKGAGYGRDGWRRPFITHFTGCQPCSGTHNELYSRQSCWDAMQKVLNFADNQVLRSYGFVHPSLGDSGSVVPLPFDNYHA from the exons ATGCCAAATCGCAGAGGCAGCTCATCCTTATTCTCTAATGGAATACCAATCGTAGGTGGCACTATTGTTGTTCTTTCACTATTATGGACTTTTTGGCCCATTATCA ACAAAAGCAATAATGTTTTTTCTCAACTTCACGGGTTTGATCATACTCACATCTTTGGTCATGGGATTAATATGACACATGACCCACCCGAACCCACATTTTACGACGACCCGGAACTAACTTACACTATCGACAAGCCTATAAAAAACTGGGATGAAAAAAGACGTGAGTGGTTATGGTTACACCCTTCGTTTTTACCGGGTTTGGAGAAACGGGTTTTGTTGGTAACCGGTTCACAATCCAACCCGTGTCAGAACCCGATAGGTGATCATTTGTTGTTAAGGTATTTCAAGAATAAAGTTGATTATTGTCGAATACACGGGTACGATATCTTTTACAATAATGTTTTGTTTCAGCCGGAAATGTTTACATACTGGGCTAAAATCCCAACGGTCAGGGCCACTATGTTGGCCCACCCTGAAGCCGAGTGGATATGGTGGGTTGATGCAGACGCTGTTTTTACGGATATGGATTTTAAGTTGCCGCTCGAACGTTATAAAAATCATAACTTTGTCGTCCACGGTTGGCCCGAATTAATTTACGAGAACAAAAGTTGGACGAGTTTAAATGCGGGTGTTTTTTTGATTAGAAATAGTCAATGGGCTCTTGACTTTATGGATGTTTGGTCGGGTATGGGCCCCCAGACTCCGAATTATGAAAAATGGGGTGAGATTTTGAGGGAGACTTGTAAAGACAAGGCGAAACCCGAATCCGATGATCAAAcgggtttagtttatttattattacgagaaaaagaaaaatgggGGGATAAAATATACGTGGAAGATGAGTATTATTTCGAAGGGTATTGGATGGAAATTGTGGGGAGATTGGAAAACATAACGGAGAAATATAACGGTGTTGAGAGAGGGGTGCGTAGGTTAAGGAGAAGACATGCGGAAAAAGTGAGGGAAGGCTATAGTGCGTTGTGGGAGGAGTATTTGAAAGGGGCGGGGTATGGGAGGGATGGATGGAGAAGACCGTTTATAACGCATTTTACGGGGTGTCAACCGTGTAGTGGTACGCATAATGAGTTGTACTCTAGGCAGAGTTGTTGGGATGCGATGCAAAAGGTGTTGAATTTTGCTGATAATCAGGTGTTGCGTAGCTATGGTTTCGTTCACCCGAGTTTAGGGGATTCGGGCTCGGTTGTGCCACTGCCGTTTGATAATTATCATGCTTAA